ACCCAAGTTCTTTCCATGGCCACATGACTTCACGATGCCCAGCGAAACCTTTTTATCTCTTGACATTGAAATACAAATAAATAATTATGTGTATAATACTAGCAAAATGATAACCAGACAGCCTGCCACCTCGACCGTTGACTTCATTCAGCAAAAAAAAGGTTGTGAGCATAACAAGATGAATAGACGAGTTTTCCTCAAAGTAGCTGTTTCAACGACAGCCATCGGGCTTGGTGGATTAGATGCTGCTTTAGCGCTAGTCTCCCAGTCTGGTAATTACAATATATGCAATAATTGCTCTGCGGCAAACATTAAAACATGGTCCAACCTACCTTTTAACTCTCTTCAACCCACTCGATATTGTTATGGCTGTGGCATCAACATGTCAACAGCCCAATATGACATTCAATGCAACGAGATTAAATCCAAAGGGGTATGTTCGTGCGGGTTTACCTTCAATTGCTGTCAGGTGCCCTTCGTCAACCCTACCTTATTAACAAAATCAACAAAACCAGCTTTTATGCTGTCAAAACTCCATTTTTGATGCCGGGGCTTCTATTTTTTTAGAGTTTTTGTATAGCGCTACGCTATGCCTGCCCGATACTTGCTACGCACGGGGGTCAGCTAACCGACCCCCGATAATAAGTAAAATAAGCCCCGGCATCAAATTTCATTCCTTCATTCTCATGGTTTGTAATGGCACTCTGCACAAAGCAAGAGACATACCTTAACAACTTAAAAACCATCAACACCCAAGCTGGTGTTGAGCCGGATCTCGTCGATATCATTGTGGCCTACGCTCGTTTACGGCTCGAAAGAAACCTCGCTATAACCTTCTATCAGGAGGGGATTGAAAAGAAAACCACCAAATACCCCTCCCTCAGAACGATCATTGACAAGAACCAAGAGGCGGACCCTCGAGCGCTTAATTTTCTCGCCGCCTATTATCTGGAGATGGATCGCAGAAACCTACTCTGCATTTTCAACCGCCAGCACCTTGCCGTTACGCTCGGGGTGTCAATCTCCAACCTTGAAAAGCAGGCTTCGACTGCCTCGAGCAAGTATTCTCATTTTTTCGCTCCCAAGAAAAGCGGCGGGCAACGCGAAATATTGGCACCACACCCAGAACTCAAGGCACTGCAAAGAAAAATCCTTGATTCCCTGCTTGATAAAGTCCCTCTCAATGCCCACGCCGAAGGGTTTCGCAGAAAACGTTCAATCGTGACCAATGCGCAGCGACACCCTGACAAAAAAATCGTCATAAAAATAGATATCAAGGACTTTTTCCCATCGACAACAGCCAATCGCGTTTTCGGAATGTTCGCAGCCCTTGGATATCCCAAAAACATCGCTGCAATCCTTACGGATCTGACCACCTATCAGGGACGACTGGCAACTGGCGCACCTACCAGCCCGGCAATTTCAAACATCCTCTGCCGTCGACTGGACAAACGCTTTGCCCGACTGGGTCAAGCAAATGATTTTTCGTACTCACGATATGCCGACGATCTGACAATTTCTTCCAACCACCCAAAGGTCACAACCATGATACCCTTCTTCCGACAAATTGTCAGCGAAGAGGGGTATACAGTGAACGAAAAAAAACTGAGAATCATGAGGAGCGGCAGCAGACAGCAGGTGACCGGTATTGTGGTCAACCAAAAGCTCAACATCCCCAGACACGAAATTCGAAAACTGAGAGCAGTGATCCATAATTGCAAACAAAAGAGCCTTAAAGTCGAGATTCACAAATGGGCTAAACTCGAAAAAAACCATCCAAACCCTACACTGTACACAGAGGATGATTTTGAGAAATCGCTCTCGGCAAAAATCCATTTTGTGAAAATGGTAAACCCTAGCGCAGGAACAAAATTACTCGTCGACTTTAAGTCCCTTGGGTTAAG
The nucleotide sequence above comes from Desulfobulbaceae bacterium. Encoded proteins:
- a CDS encoding RNA-directed DNA polymerase, which encodes MALCTKQETYLNNLKTINTQAGVEPDLVDIIVAYARLRLERNLAITFYQEGIEKKTTKYPSLRTIIDKNQEADPRALNFLAAYYLEMDRRNLLCIFNRQHLAVTLGVSISNLEKQASTASSKYSHFFAPKKSGGQREILAPHPELKALQRKILDSLLDKVPLNAHAEGFRRKRSIVTNAQRHPDKKIVIKIDIKDFFPSTTANRVFGMFAALGYPKNIAAILTDLTTYQGRLATGAPTSPAISNILCRRLDKRFARLGQANDFSYSRYADDLTISSNHPKVTTMIPFFRQIVSEEGYTVNEKKLRIMRSGSRQQVTGIVVNQKLNIPRHEIRKLRAVIHNCKQKSLKVEIHKWAKLEKNHPNPTLYTEDDFEKSLSAKIHFVKMVNPSAGTKLLVDFKSLGLRTVVA